The window GGCGGGAGACGTCGGGCAGCAGCCAGCGCCCCTCCCGGGTGATGGCGATGGGGACGACCTGATAGCGCACCGGGTCGAAGGCCGCCGCCACGTGGCGGGCCGAGACGCACGAGATCTCATGCTCGCCGGAGCGGCCCCCGAACAGCAGCCCGACACGGATCCGGGGTGCGGTCAGGACTCCCCCGCCGGGTCCGGCTCGGGGTGGGCGGCCGCCGGCTCGGGCTCCTTGGCCGCCGGCTCCGCCTCCGCCGCTCCGGCCGCGGCAGCCGCCTTCGCCTTGGCCTCCTGCTCGGCGATGAACTTGGGCCGGGTCGGCACCTGGGGCGTCCACGGCTTCACCGCGCGCAGCTCGTCCAGCATCCCCTTGATCCGCTCCATCAGCACGTCCGAGACCTCGTGCCAGGCGTCCCGGTCGTCCTCCCGGCCCGCCCAGGGGGCCATCGAGATCGGCTCCCCGAAGCGCACCCAGACCTCCTGGCGCGGGCGGAGGTGGACCCCGAGGTGCTTGGTCCAGATCCACTGCCCGCCCCAGGTGGCGGCGGGGATGATCGGCTGCCCGGCGGCAAGGGCCAGCCGGGCAGTGCCGGTCTTCGGCTTGCCCAGCGCCAGATCGGGCGTCGTGGTGGTCGTGCCCTCGGGGAACACGACCACCGCCTCGCCGCCCCGCAGGGCCTCCTCGGCGTGCACCAGCGACTGGGGCGCATCCCGGGTCCCCCGGACCACCGGGATCTGCCCCAGGCCGTGCAGCGC of the Actinomycetota bacterium genome contains:
- a CDS encoding lysophospholipid acyltransferase family protein, translated to MPAARRREPVYALGEVTLAPGLRVYFRWHLEGLEHVPRAGPALVASNHISYLDGLSVAYAVHRAGRRPRFLTKSSLFKVPVIGAALHGLGQIPVVRGTRDAPQSLVHAEEALRGGEAVVVFPEGTTTTTPDLALGKPKTGTARLALAAGQPIIPAATWGGQWIWTKHLGVHLRPRQEVWVRFGEPISMAPWAGREDDRDAWHEVSDVLMERIKGMLDELRAVKPWTPQVPTRPKFIAEQEAKAKAAAAAGAAEAEPAAKEPEPAAAHPEPDPAGES